A part of Cystobacter ferrugineus genomic DNA contains:
- a CDS encoding alpha/beta fold hydrolase, translated as MPTSYGSTFVRGSGPVDAPPLVLLPGAGATSLMWAANVAALSAHHRVWAMDSIADYGRSEPSRPVHTARDFVTWLDELTTALVPGGRFGLAGVSYGAWIAAQYALTRPERLSALALIAPAGTVMPLGLGFMLRAISCALPSRFFTRRFMTWLAHDLSVGDAQSRSQLERRIEEGYLAIRSFKARRLVEPSLLSDEQLRALPSPTLFIVGENERIFPASAAVERLRRVAPGIDIELVPGAGHDVTLVRAEHVTTRLLDLFNAGARRESRVSSAHPSPTG; from the coding sequence GTGCCGACGTCATACGGCTCGACGTTCGTCCGCGGCTCGGGCCCGGTGGACGCGCCGCCCCTGGTGCTGTTGCCGGGAGCCGGGGCCACCTCGCTCATGTGGGCGGCCAACGTCGCCGCGCTCTCCGCCCACCACCGTGTCTGGGCCATGGACAGCATCGCGGACTACGGCCGCAGCGAGCCCTCGCGTCCGGTGCACACGGCCCGGGACTTCGTGACGTGGCTGGACGAGCTCACCACCGCGCTGGTCCCCGGGGGACGCTTCGGGCTCGCGGGCGTCTCCTATGGTGCCTGGATCGCCGCGCAGTACGCGCTGACGAGACCCGAGCGGCTCTCGGCCCTGGCCCTCATCGCCCCCGCTGGCACGGTGATGCCGCTGGGCCTGGGCTTCATGCTCCGGGCGATTTCGTGCGCCCTGCCCTCGCGCTTCTTCACGCGCCGCTTCATGACGTGGCTCGCCCATGATCTGTCCGTGGGGGACGCCCAGAGCCGCTCCCAGCTCGAGCGGCGCATCGAGGAGGGCTACCTGGCGATCCGCAGCTTCAAGGCACGCCGGCTGGTGGAGCCCTCGCTCCTGAGCGACGAGCAGCTGCGGGCGCTGCCCTCGCCCACGCTCTTCATCGTGGGAGAGAACGAGCGCATCTTCCCGGCCTCCGCCGCGGTCGAGCGCCTGCGCCGCGTGGCCCCCGGCATCGACATCGAGCTGGTTCCGGGAGCGGGGCATGACGTCACGCTGGTGCGGGCCGAGCACGTCACCACACGGCTCCTGGACTTGTTCAACGCGGGCGCACGTCGTGAGTCCCGAGTGTCTTCCGCGCACCCATCGCCCACGGGGTGA
- a CDS encoding alpha/beta hydrolase gives MGTLSTLSTLIGASLGTAVRRMKQGPLRPGWSFAYEATVAVMKASNERLYLRPAPEQRAEMERMARPTPASRRVHREEVSAGGVPSVWFSPPERSSNAVVLYLHGGSYVMGSTRTHGDLLARLALGTGLRVLAPDYRLAPEHPFPAQLEDTLAVYRWLLSTGVPPRRVVFAGDSAGGGLALSALVAARDQGTPLPAGAVVIAPWVDLECGGASVERNAAYDWGDKAMLLHWAGWFLGGASAREPLASPLHADLRGLPPLFVHVGSAEIQYDDGVRITEKARAHGVQTHLEVWPEMVHDFQIFGEGFPESVRGTTKLCEHLQQVLSDTERQVRPGIEAATVKIPRETTP, from the coding sequence ATGGGAACGCTTTCCACGCTCTCGACGCTGATCGGCGCGAGTCTGGGTACGGCGGTGCGGCGCATGAAGCAGGGGCCACTGAGGCCCGGGTGGAGCTTCGCGTATGAAGCCACCGTGGCCGTCATGAAGGCGAGCAACGAGCGCCTCTACCTCCGTCCCGCCCCGGAGCAGCGCGCGGAGATGGAGCGGATGGCCCGCCCCACCCCCGCCTCGCGGCGCGTGCACCGGGAAGAGGTGTCGGCGGGAGGCGTGCCCTCGGTGTGGTTCTCGCCTCCCGAGCGCTCCAGCAACGCGGTGGTGCTCTACCTCCATGGGGGCTCGTACGTCATGGGCTCCACGCGCACGCATGGGGATCTGCTCGCGCGACTGGCCCTGGGCACGGGCCTGCGAGTCCTCGCGCCGGACTACCGGCTCGCGCCCGAGCACCCCTTCCCCGCGCAACTGGAGGACACCCTGGCCGTGTACCGGTGGCTGTTGTCCACGGGCGTGCCGCCGCGGCGGGTGGTGTTCGCCGGGGACTCGGCGGGAGGGGGACTGGCCCTGTCGGCGCTCGTGGCCGCGCGAGACCAGGGCACACCGCTGCCGGCGGGCGCCGTGGTGATCGCGCCCTGGGTGGACCTGGAGTGTGGCGGAGCCAGCGTGGAGCGCAACGCCGCCTATGACTGGGGCGACAAGGCCATGCTGTTGCACTGGGCGGGCTGGTTTCTCGGTGGAGCCTCCGCGCGCGAGCCGCTCGCCTCGCCCCTTCACGCGGACTTGAGGGGCTTGCCCCCGCTGTTCGTCCACGTGGGCAGCGCGGAGATCCAATACGACGATGGCGTTCGCATCACCGAGAAGGCCCGCGCCCATGGCGTCCAGACGCACCTGGAGGTGTGGCCGGAGATGGTCCACGACTTCCAGATCTTCGGCGAGGGCTTCCCCGAATCCGTTCGCGGCACGACGAAGTTGTGCGAGCACCTCCAGCAAGTGCTGAGCGACACGGAACGGCAGGTGAGGCCGGGCATCGAAGCGGCCACCGTGAAGATTCCCAGGGAGACCACACCATGA
- a CDS encoding zinc-dependent alcohol dehydrogenase family protein — protein MKAYELQSTTGIESWVQVEKPQPQPGPGQALVRIRAVSLNYRDLIIAKGTYPGAKTPIIPVSDGAGEVVAVGAGVTRVKPGDRVAPTFFQVWTEGPSTPEKVGNALGGSVPGVLAEYVVLDAEGLVLLPDWLSFEEGATLPCAAVTAWNALVPQGGLKAGQTVLAQGTGGVSIFALQLARALGARVLLTSSHDDKLERGKRLGAEGLINYKKSPNWEEQVLALTGGEGVDHVLEVGGAGTLPHSVRATKKGGHIALIGLLTGAMGKADKVDTGGKALRIEPTYVGSRVMFEDMLSAMSREKTKPVIDRVFPFAEAREALRYMESGGHFGKIVISV, from the coding sequence ATGAAGGCCTACGAACTGCAGAGCACCACCGGCATCGAGAGTTGGGTCCAGGTCGAGAAGCCCCAGCCCCAACCGGGCCCTGGACAGGCGCTCGTCCGCATCCGCGCCGTGTCGCTCAACTATCGGGATCTCATCATCGCCAAGGGCACCTATCCGGGCGCGAAGACGCCCATCATCCCCGTCTCGGACGGCGCGGGGGAGGTGGTCGCCGTCGGCGCGGGAGTCACCCGCGTGAAGCCCGGGGACCGGGTCGCGCCCACCTTCTTCCAGGTCTGGACGGAGGGTCCGAGCACCCCCGAGAAGGTCGGGAATGCGCTCGGCGGGAGCGTGCCCGGTGTGCTCGCCGAGTACGTGGTCCTGGACGCCGAGGGGCTCGTCCTCCTGCCGGACTGGCTGTCCTTCGAGGAAGGCGCCACCCTGCCCTGCGCGGCCGTCACCGCCTGGAACGCGCTCGTGCCCCAGGGGGGACTGAAGGCGGGGCAGACGGTGCTCGCCCAGGGGACGGGCGGCGTGTCCATCTTCGCCCTCCAGCTCGCCCGCGCTCTTGGAGCGCGCGTCCTCCTCACCTCCAGCCATGACGACAAGCTGGAGCGCGGCAAGCGGCTGGGGGCGGAGGGGCTCATCAACTACAAGAAGTCGCCGAACTGGGAGGAGCAGGTGCTCGCGCTCACGGGTGGAGAGGGCGTGGACCACGTGCTCGAAGTGGGCGGAGCCGGGACCCTGCCCCACTCGGTGCGGGCCACGAAGAAGGGAGGCCACATCGCGCTCATCGGCCTGCTCACTGGGGCCATGGGCAAGGCGGACAAGGTGGACACGGGCGGAAAGGCGCTGCGCATCGAGCCAACCTATGTGGGCAGCCGCGTCATGTTCGAGGACATGCTGAGCGCGATGAGCCGGGAGAAGACGAAGCCGGTCATCGACCGCGTCTTCCCCTTCGCCGAGGCGCGCGAGGCCCTGCGCTACATGGAGTCCGGCGGCCACTTCGGGAAGATCGTCATCTCCGTGTGA
- a CDS encoding AAA family ATPase, with protein MITHFEVSNFKSIKHLSLDLRKFMVFVGPNGAGKTNLVRALEVFGEVLRRGTVEPIQEHGYHQLIRREKRPARSGLYFSIRTELPAVAVQNALSILPIIMGKEKEASTPGPIHIEVGIGVTGSDQTDEVRINREELRFISSKGALDIVWDGSRIATNAGTDPALWALMYSQILPYARNLKGSDFSNPENLKEVISEAFTPNTPEQAEPQLLILVNWQRLPSKAMTHVRDVSQIRRLRLDASALRKELSFDDSKESTIGPTGEGLASAVARLRGSKPEPSAQFLKVLKELQEVYPRIEDVFARRLPSGHLILLFKEHGISDELGQGSVSDGVLHALALLVALHQESSGQAGLLVIEEPENAIHPWPLRKLITRAQNSSRQIILTTHSETVVNAVIDPETLFLVENENKKGTIVTPATERESALKAILEESGQKLGDVWLDGSLGGVPGGES; from the coding sequence ATGATTACACATTTCGAAGTCTCGAACTTCAAATCCATAAAACACCTCAGTCTCGACCTGAGGAAGTTCATGGTCTTCGTTGGTCCCAATGGAGCGGGTAAAACGAACCTCGTTCGCGCCTTGGAGGTGTTTGGGGAGGTTCTACGCCGTGGAACCGTCGAGCCCATCCAAGAGCACGGATATCACCAGCTCATTCGACGTGAAAAACGCCCCGCGCGCTCTGGGCTCTACTTTTCGATTCGAACCGAGTTGCCAGCAGTCGCAGTCCAAAATGCCCTGTCGATTCTACCCATCATCATGGGAAAAGAGAAGGAGGCCTCCACTCCTGGGCCCATTCATATCGAGGTCGGCATTGGAGTGACAGGGTCTGATCAGACAGATGAAGTGAGAATCAATCGCGAAGAGCTTCGCTTCATCAGTTCAAAAGGTGCTCTTGATATAGTTTGGGACGGAAGCAGGATCGCCACGAACGCCGGTACCGATCCAGCACTCTGGGCTCTGATGTACAGCCAGATTCTCCCCTATGCACGCAACCTGAAGGGGTCGGATTTTTCGAACCCAGAAAACCTGAAGGAGGTAATAAGCGAAGCATTCACCCCGAATACGCCAGAACAAGCCGAGCCACAACTCTTGATCCTTGTCAATTGGCAAAGACTGCCAAGCAAGGCAATGACGCATGTGCGGGATGTCAGCCAGATCAGGAGACTGAGGCTGGATGCTTCTGCGTTGAGAAAGGAGTTGTCCTTTGACGACTCCAAAGAGTCGACAATAGGACCGACGGGAGAAGGACTGGCTTCCGCCGTCGCCAGACTCAGGGGTTCCAAACCAGAACCAAGTGCGCAGTTCCTCAAGGTTCTCAAAGAACTTCAAGAAGTCTACCCTCGAATCGAGGATGTCTTCGCGCGCAGGCTTCCATCTGGACACTTGATCCTTCTCTTCAAGGAGCATGGGATTTCCGATGAACTCGGGCAGGGAAGTGTTTCAGACGGAGTTCTTCATGCGCTGGCTCTGCTTGTCGCGCTTCACCAGGAATCATCAGGACAAGCTGGCCTTCTTGTGATCGAGGAGCCAGAAAACGCCATCCATCCATGGCCGCTGCGCAAGCTCATCACCCGGGCACAAAACTCCTCACGGCAGATCATCCTCACGACCCACTCAGAGACAGTTGTCAATGCCGTTATCGATCCCGAGACTCTTTTTCTCGTGGAGAACGAGAACAAGAAAGGCACCATCGTCACTCCAGCCACCGAGCGGGAATCCGCCCTGAAAGCCATCCTGGAGGAGAGTGGGCAGAAATTGGGTGATGTCTGGCTCGATGGCAGTCTTGGGGGCGTGCCAGGGGGCGAGTCTTGA
- a CDS encoding DUF4276 family protein codes for MTKHHSKARRAGVQPTVGLVVEGDAEFAAFPLLHKNKLIAGCPPLKATNLNGVGTDRKPEGIAKLIAPKVIAHQTAGRTKVIVCIDREQRSLCAPGFATAVLNALKTELQSRNKPSDDVHVVIADRTFEAWLLADAKGLHQRKVFRHAPKFNSFEGQMGERQLKGVIELTGLLGRPYSKTKDGPDIFTKLDFPTARSHSKGAVGSKSLDKFLRTLGI; via the coding sequence TTGACAAAGCATCACTCCAAAGCGCGACGAGCGGGTGTACAACCCACCGTCGGGCTCGTCGTCGAAGGGGATGCGGAATTCGCCGCATTTCCCCTCCTGCACAAGAACAAGCTCATCGCTGGCTGCCCACCACTCAAGGCCACCAACCTCAACGGAGTTGGAACCGACCGGAAGCCAGAAGGCATCGCCAAGCTCATTGCGCCCAAGGTCATCGCTCATCAAACAGCGGGCCGCACCAAGGTCATCGTCTGCATCGACCGGGAGCAGCGTTCCCTCTGTGCTCCAGGATTCGCCACGGCGGTCCTGAATGCATTGAAGACAGAGCTACAGAGCCGGAACAAGCCCTCGGACGACGTCCATGTGGTCATCGCCGATCGAACCTTCGAGGCATGGCTCCTGGCAGACGCCAAGGGCCTGCACCAGCGAAAGGTGTTCAGGCACGCTCCCAAGTTCAACAGCTTCGAGGGGCAGATGGGGGAACGGCAGCTCAAGGGTGTCATCGAGTTGACCGGCCTCCTTGGCCGTCCCTACTCGAAAACCAAGGACGGGCCCGACATCTTCACGAAGCTGGATTTCCCAACCGCACGCTCTCACTCCAAGGGCGCGGTCGGCTCGAAGAGCCTCGACAAGTTCCTGCGGACACTCGGGATTTGA
- a CDS encoding Do family serine endopeptidase: protein MEPGPKGVLTVSSPSSSSSPSRRGVRGVLFPLMVMASACQALGASPPAPPPAATPAAAPVIPSVTVPSPGSLAPLVEAVKGAVVNVEVQARAPVAATRGMRGLPPGWAERFGFPDMPQGDGRGPVQQGQGSGFIIDAKGLVLTNNHVVENAERVRVKLDDGRAFDAQVLGRDPLTDVAVLQLQNAPKDLPHVALGNSDAVRVGDFVLAIGNPFGLASSVSSGILSARARDIHAGPYDDFLQTDAAINPGNSGGPLFNLKGEVIGMNTAIVREATGIGFAVPSNLIQSLLPRLEKDGVVRRGWLGLAAQDLTPDLAKALGLEVDKGAIIADLNDGGPGARAGLQDNDVITRVDDTPIVSAGSLTRTVGLLRPDSRVSVQVLRDGKPLALQVTLGTRPAQRGEPELPTREEESAPAKGRLGMRLADDPQGVRVVRVEPGSPAEQAELPPGSLLRQVGDQKVANAQEAAEALRSARPGSMLLLRIQPPGSDVTLLRALPVPS from the coding sequence ATGGAACCCGGTCCCAAAGGAGTCCTCACCGTGTCCTCTCCCTCTTCTTCGTCCTCTCCCTCCCGCCGTGGCGTGCGCGGCGTCCTGTTTCCCCTCATGGTGATGGCGTCCGCCTGCCAGGCCCTCGGCGCGAGTCCTCCCGCGCCTCCCCCGGCCGCCACTCCCGCCGCGGCCCCCGTCATCCCCTCCGTCACCGTGCCGTCGCCCGGCTCGCTCGCCCCGCTCGTCGAGGCCGTGAAGGGCGCCGTCGTCAATGTCGAGGTGCAGGCGCGCGCGCCCGTTGCCGCCACCCGGGGCATGCGCGGCCTGCCTCCGGGCTGGGCCGAGCGGTTCGGCTTCCCGGACATGCCCCAGGGCGATGGGCGAGGCCCCGTGCAGCAGGGCCAGGGCTCGGGCTTCATCATCGACGCCAAGGGGTTGGTGCTCACCAACAACCACGTGGTGGAGAACGCCGAGCGGGTGCGCGTGAAGCTCGACGACGGGCGCGCGTTCGACGCCCAGGTGCTCGGGAGGGATCCGCTCACCGACGTGGCGGTGCTCCAGCTCCAGAACGCGCCCAAGGATCTTCCCCACGTGGCGCTGGGCAACTCGGACGCGGTGCGCGTGGGCGACTTCGTGCTCGCCATCGGCAACCCCTTCGGGCTCGCCTCCAGCGTGAGCTCGGGCATCCTCTCGGCCCGCGCCCGCGACATCCACGCCGGGCCCTATGACGACTTCCTCCAGACGGACGCCGCCATCAACCCGGGCAACTCGGGAGGCCCGCTCTTCAACCTCAAGGGCGAGGTCATCGGCATGAACACCGCCATCGTCCGCGAGGCCACGGGCATTGGTTTCGCCGTGCCCAGCAACCTCATCCAGTCGCTGCTGCCCCGGCTGGAGAAGGACGGCGTGGTGCGCCGGGGCTGGTTGGGCCTGGCCGCGCAGGATCTCACGCCGGACCTGGCCAAGGCGCTGGGACTCGAGGTGGACAAGGGCGCCATCATCGCCGATCTCAACGACGGCGGGCCCGGGGCGCGCGCGGGGCTCCAGGACAACGACGTCATCACCCGGGTGGACGACACGCCCATCGTCTCGGCGGGCAGCCTCACCCGCACCGTGGGCCTGCTGCGTCCGGACAGCCGCGTCTCCGTCCAGGTGCTGCGTGACGGCAAGCCGCTGGCGTTGCAGGTGACGCTCGGCACGCGGCCCGCCCAGCGGGGGGAGCCCGAGCTGCCCACGCGCGAGGAGGAGAGCGCTCCGGCCAAGGGCCGGCTGGGCATGCGGCTGGCGGATGATCCCCAGGGCGTGCGCGTGGTGCGGGTGGAGCCCGGCAGCCCGGCGGAGCAGGCGGAGCTGCCGCCGGGCTCGCTGCTGCGGCAGGTGGGCGATCAGAAGGTGGCCAACGCCCAGGAGGCGGCCGAGGCGCTGCGCTCGGCCCGGCCCGGCAGCATGTTGCTGCTGCGCATCCAGCCGCCCGGCTCGGACGTCACGCTGCTGCGCGCCCTGCCCGTGCCGTCCTGA
- a CDS encoding endonuclease/exonuclease/phosphatase family protein, translating to MPLKVMTLNVLMGGEERMPLLLPLIARENPDVLVLQECLGWEDGERLGQVAAALNLPATDTHVRLGTARPRPSGNRYHVAVASRLPLRSARAHNDAHFIGHCLLECELETGTEPLTLFAAHFDSHHENLRFVEARYLRSLIEPSTFAQGTFLLAGDLNSLSRADPYPVDLADRVRRAGMDKYGHPPRFDVIDELEGFGWVDALRPRPVSSRWVTARRQRGAEVIDLRTDYVFASPQLAERLLGADVVDVGVASDHHALTATFTDG from the coding sequence ATGCCACTGAAGGTGATGACCCTCAACGTCCTGATGGGTGGAGAGGAGCGGATGCCCCTGCTCCTCCCGCTCATCGCCCGCGAGAACCCGGACGTGCTCGTGCTGCAGGAGTGCCTGGGTTGGGAGGATGGCGAGCGCCTCGGCCAGGTCGCCGCGGCGTTGAATCTCCCCGCCACCGACACGCATGTGCGCCTGGGCACGGCCCGCCCCCGCCCGAGTGGCAACCGCTACCATGTCGCCGTCGCGAGCCGTCTGCCTTTGCGCTCGGCCCGTGCTCACAACGACGCCCACTTCATCGGCCACTGCCTTCTCGAGTGCGAACTGGAGACGGGCACGGAGCCATTGACGCTCTTCGCGGCGCACTTCGACTCCCACCACGAGAACCTGCGCTTCGTGGAGGCGCGCTACCTGCGCTCGCTGATCGAGCCCTCGACCTTCGCCCAAGGGACGTTCCTGTTGGCCGGGGATCTCAACTCCCTGTCACGCGCGGATCCCTACCCCGTGGACCTCGCCGACCGCGTCCGTCGCGCGGGGATGGACAAGTACGGCCACCCGCCCCGCTTCGATGTCATCGATGAGCTGGAGGGCTTCGGCTGGGTGGATGCGTTGCGTCCGCGGCCTGTGTCCTCGCGGTGGGTGACCGCCCGGCGCCAGCGCGGCGCGGAGGTCATCGACCTGCGCACGGACTACGTCTTCGCCTCGCCCCAGCTGGCCGAGCGGCTCCTCGGTGCCGACGTGGTGGACGTGGGCGTGGCCTCCGATCACCACGCCCTGACGGCGACCTTCACCGACGGGTGA
- a CDS encoding arsenate reductase family protein yields MKTDVLMLSYSGCGTCKKALQWLEQHDVAPRVRPIVEQPPTPAELAKWIAQSGVSVRKWLNTSGQSYRALGKEKVDAASDAQLVEWLAADGKLVKRPVLVRGSRVLVGFKPEAYEELFASS; encoded by the coding sequence ATGAAGACCGACGTCCTGATGCTGTCGTACTCCGGTTGTGGAACCTGCAAGAAGGCGCTGCAGTGGCTCGAGCAGCACGACGTGGCGCCGCGCGTGCGCCCCATCGTCGAGCAGCCGCCCACCCCCGCCGAGCTGGCGAAGTGGATTGCCCAGAGCGGGGTGTCCGTGCGCAAGTGGCTCAACACCAGCGGGCAGAGCTACCGCGCCCTCGGCAAGGAGAAGGTGGACGCCGCGAGCGACGCGCAGCTCGTCGAATGGCTCGCGGCGGACGGCAAGCTCGTCAAGCGGCCGGTGCTCGTGCGGGGCTCGCGGGTGCTCGTGGGCTTCAAGCCCGAGGCCTACGAGGAGCTCTTCGCCTCCTCGTGA
- a CDS encoding DUF2381 family protein: protein MMGATAGAQPPSPARERQERRVTLPSNPDDPGPEVSVAAGVTTYLRFDAALDKAAVDVESRTSRFTWVDVGDTLVALEPSVDLGAEEKLVVRVRYRDGASPAKATLALVTRPGVVDKEVEVVRRPRTIEALEAELAALKAHTRASGPAGLVFSGRLNLQGVRARRLERIRTSTQSGLQYVAGEGYRASLWALAVVRVRNLPGQPPWLPGSALLTRLDGTPVKVLSVDMDKAQLAPGEEGLVAVETEAPFWNAENILRLELVDKSGTRHLSIPNVKL, encoded by the coding sequence TTGATGGGAGCAACTGCGGGAGCGCAGCCCCCGTCTCCCGCCCGCGAGCGCCAGGAGCGCCGCGTCACCCTGCCCAGCAACCCGGACGACCCAGGCCCGGAGGTGAGTGTGGCCGCCGGCGTCACCACCTACCTGCGCTTCGACGCCGCCTTGGACAAGGCCGCGGTGGATGTGGAGAGCCGTACCTCCCGCTTCACCTGGGTGGACGTGGGAGACACCCTCGTGGCTCTGGAGCCCTCGGTGGACTTGGGGGCCGAGGAGAAGCTGGTGGTGCGGGTGCGCTACCGGGACGGGGCCTCCCCGGCGAAAGCCACGCTCGCGCTGGTGACGCGCCCCGGGGTGGTGGACAAGGAGGTAGAGGTGGTGCGCCGCCCGCGCACGATCGAGGCACTGGAGGCGGAACTCGCAGCGCTCAAGGCCCATACCCGGGCGAGTGGGCCCGCCGGGCTCGTCTTCTCGGGGCGCCTCAACCTCCAAGGTGTGCGGGCCAGGCGCCTCGAGCGTATCCGCACGAGTACCCAGAGTGGGTTGCAGTACGTGGCGGGCGAGGGCTACCGCGCCAGCCTCTGGGCGCTCGCCGTCGTCCGCGTGCGAAACCTGCCAGGGCAGCCACCCTGGCTGCCCGGCTCCGCGCTCCTTACCCGGCTGGACGGTACCCCGGTGAAGGTGCTCTCCGTGGACATGGACAAGGCGCAACTGGCTCCCGGTGAGGAGGGCCTCGTGGCGGTGGAGACGGAAGCGCCTTTCTGGAACGCGGAGAACATCCTTCGCCTGGAGCTCGTGGACAAGAGCGGCACCCGGCACCTTTCCATCCCCAACGTGAAGCTGTAG
- a CDS encoding serine/threonine protein kinase encodes MTTHALHPDQLKPGDMVGPWLITQVLGRGGSSRVFKVERDGQPYSMKVALRPLSDSRVHLFEDKYPEAEYVEEKNTYRRLAREAAALFTYSSHPNLLRVYGVDFWPSPSTGYPFLVTDYVDGDTWHQWRWRTPPHALRLVRTFSDVVRTVGALHARGVYHRDLKADNILIRRADGRPFLIDFGTARLPGALSQTMGLPEGVLHLLPPELLAYARTEAWKRGQPFQGGASADLYALGVLLYQALTDLHPFDPELPDKELVAAIATVPPVAPHLLNPLVPRSLSDIAMKLLEKRPEDRYPSTEALLQALEAAAEKGSTSPAWKVPLFPAEEGLAEQEEEVAPSPGLLAPELKGPEKEGPPIREERGSQPEGASAAPEVSPHSAEAQASPAPPAAAIPPRRAWGTQLLLGAVGLGVFGLALWLVLSTLAPPPEALLPGPRRSAKGSPPVPTAPRSSPSSLLAAWLCATAGLGCPAAQVKPPEPTDCPQDAIEAMSQELKVREGSPLEAIIDINQPGEPGEEGVYRDGPIISRITRGDGNLPVGTLLHGQLWTGPGIDELWEKERLPAVMGRYSQAVLPDGRKYPVCIVLGDVDGRIVMEEGSKPGAFILGRNVPVSVVLRWP; translated from the coding sequence ATGACGACGCATGCCCTGCACCCGGACCAGCTCAAGCCCGGCGACATGGTGGGGCCCTGGCTCATCACACAGGTGCTGGGCCGCGGCGGCTCCTCGCGCGTCTTCAAGGTGGAGCGCGACGGCCAGCCCTACTCCATGAAGGTGGCGCTCCGCCCCCTCTCCGATTCCCGGGTGCACCTCTTCGAGGATAAGTACCCGGAAGCGGAGTACGTGGAGGAGAAGAACACCTACCGTCGGCTGGCGCGCGAGGCCGCGGCCCTCTTCACCTATTCTTCCCACCCCAACCTGCTGCGCGTGTACGGGGTGGACTTCTGGCCCAGCCCCAGCACGGGCTACCCCTTCCTCGTCACCGACTACGTGGACGGGGACACCTGGCACCAGTGGCGCTGGCGCACGCCCCCGCACGCCCTCCGGTTGGTGCGCACCTTCAGTGACGTGGTGCGCACCGTGGGGGCGCTGCACGCGCGCGGCGTCTACCACCGGGACTTGAAGGCGGACAACATCCTCATCCGCCGCGCGGACGGTCGCCCCTTCCTCATCGACTTCGGCACTGCGCGCCTGCCGGGCGCCCTCTCTCAAACCATGGGCCTACCCGAGGGGGTGCTGCACCTGCTGCCGCCGGAGTTGCTGGCCTACGCGCGCACCGAGGCGTGGAAGCGGGGCCAGCCCTTCCAGGGCGGTGCGAGCGCGGACCTGTACGCCCTGGGGGTGTTGCTCTACCAGGCGCTCACGGACCTGCACCCCTTCGACCCGGAGCTGCCGGACAAGGAACTGGTGGCGGCCATCGCCACCGTCCCTCCGGTGGCCCCCCACCTCCTCAACCCCCTGGTACCGCGCTCCTTGAGCGACATCGCCATGAAGCTGCTGGAGAAGCGGCCCGAGGATCGCTACCCCAGCACCGAGGCGCTGCTCCAGGCGCTGGAGGCGGCCGCGGAGAAGGGGAGTACCTCCCCCGCCTGGAAGGTGCCGCTCTTCCCCGCCGAGGAGGGCCTGGCGGAGCAGGAGGAAGAAGTGGCGCCTTCGCCGGGGTTGCTGGCACCAGAGCTCAAGGGGCCTGAAAAAGAGGGACCGCCCATCCGCGAGGAACGGGGCTCACAACCGGAAGGCGCGAGCGCGGCTCCGGAGGTGTCCCCGCATTCAGCCGAGGCGCAGGCGAGCCCCGCGCCCCCTGCTGCTGCCATCCCTCCGCGCCGCGCCTGGGGGACCCAACTCCTGCTCGGTGCCGTGGGCCTTGGCGTGTTCGGCCTTGCCTTGTGGCTGGTGCTCTCCACACTCGCGCCTCCGCCCGAGGCGCTGCTGCCCGGGCCTCGCCGTTCCGCGAAAGGAAGTCCGCCCGTGCCTACCGCTCCTCGTTCCTCTCCCTCGAGCCTCCTCGCCGCATGGTTGTGTGCCACCGCCGGGTTGGGATGTCCCGCCGCGCAGGTGAAACCTCCGGAGCCCACCGACTGCCCCCAGGATGCCATCGAGGCCATGTCCCAGGAGTTGAAGGTTCGGGAGGGCAGTCCGCTCGAGGCGATCATCGACATCAACCAGCCCGGCGAACCCGGCGAGGAAGGCGTCTACCGGGACGGCCCCATCATCAGCCGCATCACTCGGGGGGATGGAAACTTGCCGGTAGGGACGCTGCTCCATGGCCAGCTCTGGACGGGCCCCGGCATCGACGAACTCTGGGAGAAGGAAAGGCTGCCGGCCGTCATGGGTCGCTACTCCCAGGCCGTGCTGCCGGATGGCCGGAAGTACCCCGTGTGCATCGTGCTGGGCGACGTGGACGGGCGTATCGTCATGGAGGAGGGCTCCAAGCCGGGAGCCTTCATCCTTGGCCGGAATGTGCCGGTGAGCGTCGTCTTGCGCTGGCCGTGA